From the Lolium rigidum isolate FL_2022 chromosome 2, APGP_CSIRO_Lrig_0.1, whole genome shotgun sequence genome, one window contains:
- the LOC124687669 gene encoding phosphatidylinositol N-acetylglucosaminyltransferase subunit C: MKGTGKNPILCQTKWRKVAYGGMQPGYDDNYTDDSFLEEMVMNANVVKRDFLRVMVDSVSISQYLCIVALVVSTWTHTLNLAIDEITLLKFDIGLVLVGFLVLLLTTSPFSLKLLSRYVLNISFFTSGLYVLAPICHTLTRSISSDSIWALAVFLLLVHLFLHDYSGSTIRPPGALNNPKLTSNISLNASIVASVLVASRLPSWLHVFAIMLFSLQVFLFAPLVTFCIKKYSCRLHLLFSFALMVITLGVTYQLHRMLFILLLALVVFISLVCPYWLIRIQEYKFEINGPWDEAKLCFDITE, translated from the coding sequence ATGAAGGGCACGGGAAAAAACCCGATCCTATGTCAAACGAAGTGGAGAAAGGTAGCCTATGGGGGAATGCAACCAGGATACGATGACAACTACACCGACGACTCGTTCCTTGAGGAGATGGTTATGAATGCCAATGTTGTCAAGAGGGATTTCCTCAGAGTGATGGTCGACTCAGTCTCCATTTCCCAGTATCTCTGCATCGTTGCTCTTGTGGTTTCGACGTGGACACATACACTGAATTTGGCCATTGATGAGATAACCCTTTTGAAATTCGATATTGGTCTCGTGCTTGTTGGTTTCTTGGTCCTCTTGCTCACAACGAGTCCATTCTCCCTGAAGCTACTCTCAAGATATGTCCTCAACATATCATTCTTCACCAGTGGCCTCTATGTTTTAGCACCAATCTGTCATACCCTCACTAGGTCCATCAGTTCGGATTCAATCTGGGCACTTGCTGTGTTCCTTCTGCTGGTTCATCTCTTCTTGCATGATTATTCTGGTTCGACTATAAGACCTCCAGGTGCACTCAACAACCCAAAGTTGACCAGCAACATCTCCTTAAACGCATCGATAGTAGCATCTGTTCTTGTAGCTTCGCGTCTGCCATCTTGGCTGCACGTCTTTGCTATCATGCTCTTCTCCTTGCAGGTCTTCCTGTTTGCGCCACTGGTTACATTTTGTATCAAGAAGTACTCCTGTAGACTCCATCTGCTGTTCTCCTTTGCTCTGATGGTCATAACCTTGGGTGTCACGTACCAGTTGCATCGGATGCTCTTCATTTTACTGCTGGCGCTTGTTGTATTCATCTCGCTTGTTTGCCCTTACTGGCTTATCAGGATTCAAGAATACAAGTTCGAGATCAATGGTCCCTGGGATGAAGCTAAACTTTGCTTTGATATAACAGAATAA
- the LOC124690293 gene encoding casein kinase 1-like, with translation MEHVIGGKFKLGRKIGSGSFGELYLGVNIQSSEEVAIKLESVKSRHPQLHYESKLYMLLQGGTGIPHLKWFGVDGEYNVMVIDLLGPSLEDLFNYCNRKFTLKTVLMLADQMIARVEYMHLRGFLHRDIKPDNFLMGLGRRASQVYVIDYGLAKKYRDLQTHKHIPYRYLAVSLSNGEQNLTGTARYASVNTHLGVEQSRRDDLESLGYVLMYFLRGSLPWQGLKAGTKKQKYDKISEKKMLTPVEVLCKSYPSEFVSYFHYCRSLRFEDKPDYSYLKKLFRDLMIREGYQSDYIFDWTVSRQAAENNRLRPSGRTGGLVGPSAERAERTSARQDVPDRFSGSVETFARRTGSGSGHHGESTKHRTLLDSLLAPKMAADSDKRRPTSSRNGSTSRKALLSSSRPSSGEPSDPTRTSHLIPTSSGSSRPSTTQRLHQSTGLEARSSSLSKTARNVHDDPNLRAFDRLTISADRRK, from the exons ATGGAACATGTGATCGGGGGAAAGTTTAAGCTGGGTAGGAAGATTGGGAGCGGATCTTTCGGGGAGCTGTATCTTG GCGTCAACATACAGAGCAGCGAGGAGGTGGCTATCAAGTTG GAATCTGTTAAATCAAGGCATCCTCAGCTTCATTATGAGTCAAAACTATACATGCTTCTGCAAGGAGGAA CTGGGATTCCTCATCTGAAGTGGTTTGGAGTAGACGGGGAGTACAATGTCATGGTCATTGATCTTCTTGGTCCAAGTCTGGAAGACTTATTCAACTATTGCAACAGAAAATTCACTCTTAAAACAGTACTTATGCTTGCTGATCAGATG ATTGCTAGGGTAGAGTACATGCACTTGAGGGGCTTTCTTCATCGTGATATAAAGCCGGATAACTTTCTTATGGGTTTAGGCCGTAGAGCAAGCCAG GTTTACGTTATTGATTATGGTCTCGCGAAGAAGTACCGGGACCTCCAAACTCATAAGCACATTCCATACAGGTACTTGGCAGTTTCTCTTTCAAAT GGAGAACAAAATCTTACAGGAACAGCACGTTATGCTAGTGTAAACACCCATCTTGGAGTAG AACAAAGCAGGAGAGATGATTTAGAATCTCTCGGTTATGTTCTGATGTATTTCTTAAGAGGAAG CCTTCCTTGGCAAGGTCTGAAAGCTGGCACGAAAAAACAGAAGTATGACAAAATTAGTGAAAAGAAAATGTTAACTCCAGTTGAG GTTCTTTGTAAATCTTATCCATCAGAGTTTGTTTCATACTTCCATTACTGCCGGTCTTTGCGATTTGAAGATAAACCAGATTATTCCTATTTGAAGAAACTCTTCCGAGACCTAATGATCCGTGAAG GGTACCAGTCTGATTATATATTCGATTGGACTGTATCAAGGCAAGCAGCAGAGAATAACAGATTGCGA CCAAGTGGAAGGACAGGTGGGTTGGTGGGACCATCTGCAGAACGGGCTGAACGGACTTCAG CAAGACAGGATGTTCCTGATAGATTCAGTGGTTCAGTGGAAACATTTGCTAGAAGAACTGGCTCTGGTTCTGGCCATCATGGAGAAAGCACGAAGCACAGAACCCTATTGGATTCACTGCTGGCGCCCAAGATG GCTGCTGATTCGGATAAAAGAAGGCCTACATCATCTCGGAATGGCAGCACCTCGAGGAAAGCTCTCCTGTCAAGCAGCAGACCAAGTTCTGGAGAGCCCAGTGACCCAACACGCACTAGCCACCTAATCCCAACCAGCAGTGGCAGCAGTCGCCCATCAACCACTCAGAGGCTTCACCAATCAACTGGGCTGGAGGCCAGGTCCTCATCGTTATCGAAAACTGCGAGAAATGTCCATGATGATCCCAATCTAAGGGCATTTGATCGCCTTACAATTAGTGCAGACAGGAGGAAATAA